One genomic segment of Panicum virgatum strain AP13 chromosome 2N, P.virgatum_v5, whole genome shotgun sequence includes these proteins:
- the LOC120658993 gene encoding homeobox-leucine zipper protein HOX14-like → MEQYDELFPPAYVDSSNLLVPNGAAQGERPRARRRRRRAARCGGGGDGELDGGGDPKKRRLSDEQVEMLELSFREERKLETGRKVHLAAELGLDPKQVAVWFQNRRARHKSKLLEEEFAKLKQAHDAAILHKCHLENEVMRLKERLEVTEEELARVRSAAGSHAVSGDGGDAMGRVVCSGSPSSSFSTGTCQQPCVGGGDHLGDDELLYVPDYAYADNSVVEWFSLYGIGLM, encoded by the exons ATGGAGCAATACGACGAGCTCTTTCCTCCCGCCTACGTGGACTCCTCCAACCTCCTGGTGCCCAACG GCGCGGCGCAAGGGGAGAGGCCGAGAGCGCGGCGCAGGAGGCGGCGGGCcgcgaggtgcggcggcggcggcgacggcgagctggaCGGTGGAGGGGACCCCAAGAAGCGGCGGCTGAGCGACGAGCAGGTGGAGATGCTGGAGCTGAGCTTCCGGGAGGAGCGGAAGCTGGAGACCGGCCGGAAGGTGCACCTGGCCGCCGAGCTCGGGCTGGACCCCAAGCAGGTCGCCGTCTGGTTCCAGAACCGCCGCGCCCGCCACAAGAGCAAGCTGCTCGAGGAGGAGTTCGCCAAGCTCAAGCAGGCACACGACGCCGCCATCCTCCACAAATGCCACCTGGAGAACGAG GTGATGAGGCTGAAGGAGAGGCTGGaggtgaccgaggaggagctggcgcgggtcaGATCCGCCGCGGGGAGCCACGCcgtctccggcgacggcggggacGCCATGGGCCGCGTCGTCTGCAGCGGGAGCCCGAGCTCGTCCTTCTCCACGGGCACCTGCCAGCAGCcgtgcgtcggcggcggcgatcacCTCGGGGACGACGAACTGCTCTATGTCCCTGACTACGCCTACGCTGACAACAGCGTGGTCGAGTGGTTTAGCCTGTATGGAATTGGACTGATGTAA